tagaatttaatttctattttgcttgctttcttttttGTGGATTTGAGAAGCTTCTGTGCGAAGTCCAAAGAAGTTtcatggattcggaacagttatcctcttgaggaagacggtgcacGATCTCATTATGTTGATCCCTGTGTCATGGATGAGTCATATCCAGCTGGGTGAGCCGTCAATATCCTTGGCCACATCATTACTCATGCCGTCATCCGTCCATTGATTTTGGCATGGTCTCCCActcccacctaatgagtggatgatTTTTGCATCAGGTGATCATCTTGTAGTGGGCCACATTGTTAAAgtctcttgatatacattgatataggCGTAAATCAAGACTTCGCAAGTGTGCATGTAAGGCTGTTGATGTGCAGGGCCGGGGTTGTCTTTGGCCCAGATTTTCAACCGTTCGGGCCCACCTGTGGgatggcccattgaaatgtgtgatttttctttCACGAACCAGACCCGTTTACGGGCCAGGCCGAAGTCGGCTTTGGCCCAGATCTTGAACTATTTGGGCCGGGCTTGCAGCGGgccttttcaaaatctcattttcctaGGCCAGGGCGTGGCCCATAGACGGCTATAGCTGAAAATCATGCTGAGGCCCATTCAAGTGCCAGCCACACATTTGGGCATTAAGAAGAGGGAGTTTGCTGCAGAAGACACGTGGGACAATGGATGACCGTCAACCTAGTGGGCCCTAGACGTGGATTGGCCTTGGCTGGAAATCACATGAAGAGTGGACTTGAAACGGACGTAAGAGTAGAAACGGTTAATGGtccaatccaagtgggattgCAAGATGGCTACAATTCATCCTTTCAACGTAATTTTTCTGCCGTGGGCCATCCACATATAAGACAAACTAGATGGTTCATTCTGTAATTGTTGGTCCCAATTGCCACGTGTCAGGTATTGGGTGATGAAAACCACTTCCTGGTCTGGCTCACTGGATCAGATTCGGGCTCTTTTGATCGTCTATTGGCTGTAGATGAAGGGTTGGAGATGAGGTTtgatggtccatttgaacattttcttTGCTTCGCTTTCTCGGTGGGCTACGTCCCAGCCTCCAACACCAGAGCAGAACTTTGGGCCGTTTACGACGGCATAGCCCTCTGCTTGGAGTTTGAACTGGGATTCCTGGTTGAAAAGAATTGGCAAGCTGAGGTCTTTCAGGTCCTTCAAATTCAGCCGTGTGCTAGGAGAAGGAAGCAGCCCGGCATATGGAATGGCCTGATTGGGGTCGGAGCTTCAAATTTCTCTCCTAGCCCATCATATATCTGATCTTCCACCGATTATTAGAGGCTTGATTCTTCTAGACAAGGTGGGCCTCGGTGCAGTTCGCAAGACCAATTATCTTTCCGTCCAATCCTAGACTACAGTTccatatgtatattttcctttttATGATAGGTCATGGCCTGGGCTTGCTCATATCCCCTTGGCTCGAATGTAAAGGCTCATTTTCATGGAATATACTCCCCATCCTTCTGGggcttttgttaaaaaaaaaaaaaaaaaaaaaaaaaagcaacctaaaatgtcatgTTCAAATGGGTGGTGCGAAAAAATCAATATTAAATGGGGAATGTACGGTGATTATGTGCGTTCTAGCCGTGTGAGGCCCACAAACCATCCGTTAGATGCGCTTCCCCAGTGGGAATTCGTAAATGGAGTACACCAACCATCATACAGGTGGGCCACAGAGAAGGGAACGATGGGGCCATTGGGAGGAAGATACCTACAATGGAAACTTTCATataaaatgtggggtccaccatacgtatatatgtcatccaagccattcatcaggtgagtcccaccaggatgaaggaacatgctgaaactcaagccattccgaaacttaggtgggccacaacaactgaaTATATATAGGTTTCTTGCATGATTCTACATCATTCCCTGAGTGATGTGCCCGACCTGAGTTTTTATATCCGGATGATTCTTGTGATGTATGCTGACCATGGGAGGTGCACCAAATGCACGGCTTGGATTCCACATACACCACCGGTGGGCCCATATAGCTTGAAAGCATGGTAACTAACTTACCATAGGTTGGAACGTACAGGCCCAAAGATAAAAAGATGTTTCTATATTGGTTTCCACTAGGCTTATTCTATTCCCATTATATATCACTTTATATATGAAACCTCAtccatgaagtgggtcccatcaaAGTCTAAGTGACCCATCTCCATCCCTATAGTGACACTTGGCCATAACCTCTTGGAGCTACCTCTATACATGTAGATTCCACCTGGCCCACCCTTGTGTCATTAAGGACATCATCAATCAATTATTCTAACTAAACAATAGATTTGAATGCTGTTAGAGCTCATATGACCTTTAAACATTCTCCACTTGCTAATTAACAATCACTAAAGGCTATGGCACGTGCATCAAAAGAAAGGGAGAGTTTGGATGAGTGaatcaaaagaaaaagagagagataggacgACAGAATGGCCGGTGGGCGTCCCTATCTCATTGTTTTGGAGAAGAGATCCCTTCTCAATCTCGACCATATATACAACAATAttgattaaaagaaaaataaaaaagtacaaactgaaacaaaaagatatttatgattttctttcAGTAATGTTTATAAATTCACACTAATTTATTATGCTCaaagattttaagaaaaaaagaaaagaaagacaaaaaatcTTATGATAGAAAATATATTATCACGAAAGAAATAGGGTTTATATAAAACACTTTAAAAAGATAAAATTATCCTCCTACTCCTGTGTTAGTTGAATGAACAGTACATATCGATAATCAAGTTTTACATATCCTAACAATAAAAACCACCGACCAATGATATTATATATAGTCCAGATGAAATAAGTTTGTGATAGCTTTTGGCGTGGCTTGAATTGATATTGAATAAGTATATTagagaaaatatttaaaatagttgAAACTTGGACAGGTTCGATCAGTTGACATTCAACCCACGCCCAACCCAACCTTACAAAGAGCCGTTCTAATGCCCCGACTTAGCTTGAGCTAGCTAAGCCAACCTAATGCAAGGTAAATGAGtattcaaccctaacccaactaaGGTTTGAATCAAGTTGAGTCTAGTTAGGTTAGGTTGCGTTGGGTTAGGGGTAGAATCTTGACCACATGTTGTTAAGCACATGATTGTATTTAACCTTAATTTACCAAAATGCCATTAGAGATAGTTGTGCTTGGATTGGTTTGGATTGTGTCTGGTTGTTGGAAGCCTCAATCCAAGCCCAACCGGATTGGGACGTTGGTTTCCAGCTCGAGCCTAAACCCAATTGCTAAAGTTTGGGTTGGGCAGTCGGGTCCTGGTTGTGCCTGACCCAAGTTGCACCCCATTAGCCTGTCATGGCCTCAAAATGAGGCTGATAGAattattaagtgggtcacacttgtatGAAGAAATTGGATAGTGggattaaaaagaagaaaaataagaatggtccatattcaacataCATATGTAATCAACCTGATGAAAAGGCTTTCATGAATATTGTTCATGTGTGAAACCATCAGATTAATGGTCTAGATCTTGTGCAGTAGACATGTTGGTGGATGCATTGCAGACTGCATTTTCCATCTCTCATCTGCAGCATTACTCAGTGGGGCATTCCAAAAAGCTCCCTAGTGGACCTATGAACCCAAAATCCACGAGGTTGAGAGATCttttatattttctaattttagagatTTTTGAGGCATGGACCATCCAAGGGGGGACTCGATCCCTGAATTCTAGAAGCCTGTTGATGACTACATAGCTAATGAAATCTTTTGTTCTTATTTATATTCTATGAAAAGATGAGTGGTCCACAGGAACTTGGTATGTCCGGCCAATGTATCAATTATTGTAGATATGCAAAATCCTTGCAAAAAGGGGACCACAAGATGAAGATTACGAAAGTTAAGCTCAACAactcattaagtggaccacaacagcACATTGACTTGTACCATTGGATATCCATTGATTTCAATCGCAGTGGGCCTCCTTCATGTGGACCAACCTGATGTTTTCCCTTGATTCTTTATGGTGTAACCACCTTTTTCACGGTTCAGATTTTCTAAGGAAGTAATACGTTGGTGAGAAAGACGAGGCTGTATCTGAAAGTTACCATAAAGAGACAGCATGTGAGGAGTCAAAGAACAACCATCTCTCACCGTCCAAGGTCAGTGGGCCAGCGCACAATAATTTCAGTATAGGATTTTCAAATCACCACAGAGATACATGCTAGCTAGGATTTCTCTCCACATTGAGTTGGCTTGAGTTAGACTCGGGTTGGGTCTCATATCTATGATGGGCCACTTAACTTATTTATTAAACGACTTGAAAATCTAAATTCTAACTTAACTCATTTATCTATAAATGAGTTATAACTCAAAACAAGCTCAATTGGATAGGAAGCAACAGCTGGCCAACAAATCTATATAAACGCTGAAGGTGCAGGTTTGGATTATAAATCCctccatgggcttcatatatttCTTTTTGCATCTATGGAAGCTTGCTCTTTTGGTCTTGATGCATTGATCCCAATGGGCTTCGAGAGATCTTAATAATATTATAGGTAGTGTACAccaatctttttaaaaaaataaaaattagaacctTACACACTTGTCTCATTTAATTAAAacataattttaattttatataaaaatataaacatATTAACTACATATTTAAAATtgctaattaatataaaattaaaattttattataatcTACATTCTAATTTATCAAAATTAAATTTAGAGCCTTTTTATTATCATATTATAGTTAGCATCTAACAAGAAAACAAGATATATATGAGTCATATCCATAATTCAATGTTGCGGAAACATATCCTGAACTTTATAACTTATATGAGACATGAGTTCATCTAGCCTTGAATTTTTAGATTGGGTCTAAGTTGAGTTGGCAGGTTAGCTTAAGTTTTCATGAGCACGCTGCGATCCAAAACTAGTGATGTGGCTGCGATGACACTGTTCATATGTTTTGTCGGCTTATTTTATGgcaccatcccaaaaatgaagaactaaatttcaagtggacaacTTCAAAAGAGATGGTGGCTGTTGAAATCTCCCCGTGCTAAAAACTTTCTATGGACTTGGAtggaagggaaaaacaaataccaatttgatccaaaacttttgtgcccacgGAAGGTCCTTAATGGTTAATAATCattgttttgtatggtgtggtccacttaaactttgtatttgctttatttaactggaAAAACGATGTAGAGTGAATCACGTACAATTTCATAGTCAAGATAGactagaaaaggcccgatcggagggaTAAATAATTTGAATCGTCGGAATCTTAAAACGGGCTTATCttgcaaatcagaatgagttatccgatgtgtcagatatgattttggggtaggagaagctactttagccacccaacctgctatGGCGGGTTGGCCACGttgaatttgcgagatttcatcagatcgatagttgaaatcccattttatttttgtttttactatttataataagttctaatttgattataactcgtcattcgttgggctttaggagttgtgtccaatatgcaaagtgtttagaaaaattacgagaatagcatggttaagccaaatcgGACAGTTACTATTTTCGGCTAAAAACCATGATGTCTAGTAAGTCACAATTTCTTAGAGTTTTAGTTATTGTTTGATTTCGAAACTTCTTCTAGGGTTCATGTCGCTATTTAAGAGGTTCTAAGCTcgctttgtctatttatttaaatcatcaatcaatttattatgaatttctaaaaattatttttattttctttgtaaatTCGAGGCAACTATGTGAGGAGTCTAGTGAAGTTATGTGAATTCGGAATAATTACCCCCCGTGGAAGACGGTGTTCAACCTTGTCGGAGGAAATTGTTAGATAtaccgaaaaataaaaataaaataaggtttAATTATTTGGTtttactaggctgaatcacgtaaaatatatgttgtccttaaagtgtgATTTGCCCCATTATCAATGGTTGATGGGTTATATGCGAATTACTtataggataagacaagcctatcTGGATTCGATATGCATCAATCATAAAGGGTCTACTTAGGAACAATTCAACGCATGAAATTTTCTGACAGAATCAAACCGTAGATGTATTTATAATATTCTACGAAGGGGATGCTATCTGAAGAATTTGATGGAAGGGGAGAGATGTGTGTTTAAGTTGATGGGATTTAGATTGGAATGGTTCAGTTTACATAGGCAATAAAGAGCAGATTGTTActaggtggccatcaatggttcagaacgtttgaaaTATGTTTTTAACTGTTGATCATTAATTTGAGCTGTTTTTAGCCGTTGGATCGAAAGATTTGAacgttggatcatcatggcccaTGCGTTTTTGGACAATTGAGGGTTTAAAGGTTGCTAGCCGTTTAAAAAATGATTGACCGTTTCGGATTAATAATCTGACCGTTCTCAGTCGCCTTTAAAACCTTGATTCATTTTAAACCCATCGTACCTACGCTCATAGTAGCCCACTCGCACTGCGATCGCACCATCTCGCAACGGGTCGTATAAAGTTGTAAGGGAGTGACCACTTTGTAACATGATGCACATGTGTGAAAGTGCAGAGTATGCCAATTATCATCATTACAGTCACACTGGCAATGACTACGCATACGTTGAATTGTTCCTCATCACATCTATGCATGCGtagaaaaaaacagatggatggcatacaCAATGCATACACAGGACCCTAGTGTTGGGGTCGCACAGAAAAAATGCAACATAAGGTCGGGTCCACATGTTCTGATAATCCAGATCGATGGATTGCTGCACCTAACCATGGACCGATCATGTCTTAAAAGTCACGTAGGCTTGAAAATCCTAGTAGCAATCTTTGAactcttttcagttgaatgtggaccgttgctttgtttttcttcttaaccgtctattgaCAGGCCACTTGTTAAAAGGTTATAATTGTTGTGTAAAGGAGATCTTTTCGGTACGCATCCACTGTCGGCAATAgacaagtggccttaaatcttgATGGCCGTAGCGTGGGGCCCCAATTGCAAtagttgaaggaaaaaaaataaaaaaaatccttgaaaacctgTCTCATTAAGCTGGAATTACAGACCCTGACAAAGGTCATGAACGGTATGATCGGGCGCACCGTTTATACAAGTCAGGCCCACAGATCACTTATCTATTGGCCCCCACCATTGATGGGTCATTATCTAAAATCTCAATTACGAAGCAACGGTCCATATCGAGCTGAGAAAATATCCAAGATTGACGGTTCTCATCTTCTAAATTTGGAAATTTTTAGGGAATGGTCGAACCACCGAGGGACCCATCAGACTAGTGGCCTGGATCACTAAACCGAGGGCCCCATTTGCACAAAATGAAAAACCTTTAGTGCAGTGCATATATTCGGGTGGAAGATCATATATAGATATTGTTCACCCTTTAAGAAGAGTAATATAATACACGACCGAACTCTCCCTATAATATGCGGGTTTTGTACTCCAACAGATGGGCCCGTGGgtcagcaatccagaccatttttttttttttggttcccaATGTTGATAGACcgctcataaaaaaaaaaaaaaaaaaatctgctttaTTTGATGATCATATCCTTGGATCTTGTCCACCATATTCATGTGCACGTCCACCAGACACATGGCTAACATCcagtcaatccaaaccatccagctggtggaccacactatgaatCTTCATAACCGAAAATCACAATAACCAGACAGCCGTTAGCTCCCAGTCAACGAgagtttttttaaaatgattttttctcACCGTCCATATAATGCTAATCAATCGAAagatggattgcgtcctaccctcgcctGTCTCCAGCcgggaacgggcagcagctttgagtggccaccgtgatgtatggggcttatccacaccgtccattcatagaaggcagcagtgataatgattctaaccgttgaaacttttctagagcccaccgtgatgtttattttccatccaatctattcataaagttacgtagAACTgacagaagagaaaacacaaatatcatctccatccgaaacttctgtggtcccaagaagttttcaacggtaagagtttaatccccattttgtagtccacttgagcctttgatttgcctcatttttgggttgacaTACTGAAATtatacgtaaaaatggatggacggtatggataagactcatacatcacggtggccactcaaagctgctgcccgttcccagccgGAGACGGGCAgggttaggacgcaatctgcgtccaaaTATCTGGACCACCCAATCAGTTTGATGTCTGTGCCAGTTCCATCCATCAAAGAACCTGCaatttggacggtcaagattgtaaCCAATGTCTGCCACGTGTACGCCTGGATGTTACTGCATGAACCGAGCGACAGCACAAATTTCATTTCTCGAAATGATGACACACGTGACCCGAAAATAGAGCGCGTGCGCACCACTGCGCCTCGTGCCGAAAAAATCGTCGTGGCTACGGCTAAGCGCACCATGAAATAagcaacgtgggacccacctctcagCATCATACAGCCGGCCATCTAACCTCCTCCCCTAAAAAGGTAAACCCTCTAAATGACCCTTGGCCCGAGGATCTGCACAATATACTATGGTTTTCATCTTGAACAAACGAAACCTACAGCACAGTATCTATACCGCTGATCTGTTAGACCCCAAAATGAACGTCTATAATTCTACCATAGATAATATTTTCGGGTTATGGTCCATCCACGGTGTGGTCCAAACCAATGGTTTAGATTTATAGAAAATAAGTCCACTTGTACAAACCGAAGACCCGAGTATAGTACTTATGTCCTCGGGTCGAGCATCGTATAATTCCTCACAACCATTTCCAATTgaacctctctgtctctctctcatcttccttgTTTTCATAGGAAATTGAAGCCATTTCTCTGAAATTCTCCTCTGGAAATCTCGAAAGCAGCAATCTACGATCCATTTCATTCCAAGTGAGTAACAAACTCACATGTATTGCTTACTATCTAGTTTGAGAATTCATATATTTTCCGTCATTTTCTAACAAAATATCCTTCTATTATTAtcaattttcttatatttttggGTTTTTGCTTAGATGGCTGGTTGAGATTTCATGATATCTGATCGCTTTCGTGATGGGTTTCATTTAAATTTGCTATTTTTGCTGAGATTATTGGGATTTTTTTGGTGGATTGTTGAGTTTTATGGATTagctttgatactctgtcagagGGGAAGAGATGATACTCAGGGGCTTCGCAATTACTTAGTAATTGCTGaagtggcatacaagtaattcaaattaaatcgtcCAAATCATTGGTACTAGTTTATATataccatgaaccaaaaattatgtttatttgattatctgaccatcggattgttggacatttattgTACGGTAAGAAATGAGAAATATCCAATGGTTCTATTTCAACGAATTATCCACGAAATCACAGATTAGGATTactaaaccaatctgattttgtgaGACAttagtttccacaatttagtcggttttgTTTGAGTCAtcgcatgccacgtgtacaaattctgagtgcatgcgtatcaagtgtcataatCTGCAGAGTATCACACAACTTCCCTTTCTCTAGCGAGAGAGACTGGCGTATCCATTTCCTAAATGGTGGTGATGGATACACCGGAGCGATTTCGAACAGGCCGTGACCGTGGGACCgacattgatgtatatatatattgtatatccacaccgtccatccgttttttcagcttattttatggtatggatcgaaaaatgaagcagatccaagtctcagatggaccacaccgaaagaaacagtggtgattgaatggttgTGGACCACAATAGTTTTGGACTAGGCTGATATTTAGGTTTCCTTTCATCTacgtctgcgtgaccttatcaacaggttggatggaaaacaaacatcccGGTGGCtgctagaagtttttaatagtgggcgttcaatcaccactgtttctttcggtgtggtccacctgagattttgatctgcttcatttttagataaaACGCATGCATCACGTGGCCCCCTCAGAGCTCTATCCTGtgccgagctcgggacaggcgtcGTTTGTAGCCAATCCACGTCCTTGACCCTTCTTTTTAacacgggagtggattaggtgtcatCAGGGTAATGTTAACCCtttccgtgggcccaccttgatgatgtagtgTATATCAAAACCGCCCATCAgttttctcagcccattttaagaGTACTTCAAACaattaagtagatctaaatctcaagtagagcaCTGCAcgagaaatagtggtgattgaacgtcccaccattaaaatcttgttagggcccaccgtatggttttcataatgtttatttgccaaccagACCCGGATGAAGATAAAATAtagagatcagcttgatccaaaaactttcgtgacccacaaaagcttttaatggtcactcactactttttctagtggtgtggcccacctgatatttggatctgcttaaggtTTGGGATTGCAGTTTAATgcgatggaaaaacagatgaacggcgtggatatacaagaaatacatcaaagtaggctccACACAgtcagggtaacacctaatccgctccctttaaCTCGAGGGTGGACGACTATTCATCCGTCGCATTCATGCACGTGGATCCGGACCCTAAAAATCTTGGCCCCGCTGCGGATGGATCATGGCATCACAATGACGCGGATAGGACGATCTTTCCCACGAGGATCATCTTCTTTTCATCCGTCACCTTGATGGGCaccgattggatggttaggatggtcaGGTCAGTGTGTTTTTCATACGCGATAAATCATAGTGCAGCCCACCACTGGAACGGACCAAATTAACGGATCGTACGCGACCGGAAGGTCCGCTGGTGGACTCTACTAGGATTTTGGTGGTGtcgggctctgtggggcccaccgtgatgtaaatgttttatatccacgccatcaataatttttgccagctcattgtagtgcgtgagctaaaaaatgaagcagatccaaagctcaagtggaccacaccacagaaaacagtggggataataaccccaccgttgaaacctttttagggcccactgtaatgtttattagccttacaacctgttgataaggacacacaagcctggatgaaggggtatgacaaatatcagcttgatccaaaccttttgtgacTCACAAGAGTTGTTTGTGGtaggctttcaatcaccactgtttcctgtggtgtggtccacttgacttttgaTGTTTGGGCTCATTCActtaaataagctgaaaaaacagatggacggcgtggataagactcttacatcacggtgggccccacataacccaACACCACCTCCCTCTGTTTCCCACGAATACCTGTTGTCCGCGGCAGGTACAACAGCCGAAATCATGTGGGTGCCACCGTGTTacgtgtgtgacatccactccatccaacaaGTGCGCCCTCAATTTTTCTTTATTGCTGCAAATGTCTTGGGTGGACCGCACGGTAAGagccgcactgtcttgggtgaggcgggACGCAAGTAATCAGCTCCGGGCccacgtcctaacatgagctggctcAACTAAGGCTGGTAATGGGCCTGGCCTGGCCTTTCAGACATAGCCCATCCATAAATGGGTTTTGGATCGTTAGATGgtggttgtaacttgtaagtggCCCTGCaggaacaaaaaacaaaaagaaagaagaaaaagcagCATTATTCGATTGATCATGATATAGTATTTCGATTTGATATTTTCAATCACATTGTAGAGGATTTATATGACACCCGATCTGCGTCGTCCATTTTCATTTCTGACAACTGGGGAAAATTTTTAAGTAATCCTGACCATTGGTCTTTTGCGTGACTTGTCCCAACTGGATTACCGAACCAATCCCACTTTCAGAGTTGAAATCCGGATCTACTGTACAGAAATTGGTGTCGGGCATATAAACCACTTTTACAAATGCTCATCTACGAACATTCGTTTTTTGAGTTGTTGAGAGGCACCAACATCCTACTaatcggaatctgacccaattctCTCAGGCAACTCGTGTGTCAGATTTCCCTCTCCCACCAACAATGTCCTCCCACCACCCATCTGAACTAGACACTGCACCGGGCTCCGTCACCTCATCCCCTCGCTCAGATCATCACCGATGGCACCCGGACGATGCTCCACCATCCCGCATCCGCTTCATGTGTAGCTTTGGCGGCCGCATCCTCCCTCGTCCCCATGATAACCAGCTCCGCTATGTTGGTGGTGACACCCGCATGGTATCCGTCCATCGCTCCACCACTTTCACAGCCCTCCTCTCCAAGCTCTCCAAACTCTCCAACACCCCTGACATTACCCTCAAATACCAGCTCCCCAATGAAGATCTTGACTCCCTTATCTCCGTCACCACCGATGAAGACGTTGAAATCATGATGGAAGAGTACGATCGCCTCCTTGCACAGACCAATGGATCCAATTTGAAAACTGCCCGCCTCCGCATCTTTCTATTCCCATTGCGATCGCCCACTAGCAGCATCAGCTCCatcttagatggatcattgaagCGCGAGCACTGGTTCCTCGACGCACTCAATGGTGGATTGGAACGTGGCCGGTCGGAAGTCTCTTCCATCATGTCTGAAGTCCCAGACTATCTCTTTGGCCTTGATAATTCAGATGAGATGAAATCGAAAGCTCGTGCAATTCTCTCTGAAAATTTATCAGTTTTATCAGACCCTGGCTCGCCAGCCCCACCAGCATCATCACCATATTGTTCGACATCATCCGCCATTCCCGATCTTCCGCTGGTCAAGACCAAACCCGGAATCCAAACACCAAGTGAAATGAGAGATACCCAGATTGAAAGAGAACCGTCCATTCCTC
This region of Magnolia sinica isolate HGM2019 chromosome 1, MsV1, whole genome shotgun sequence genomic DNA includes:
- the LOC131237022 gene encoding uncharacterized protein LOC131237022 produces the protein MSSHHPSELDTAPGSVTSSPRSDHHRWHPDDAPPSRIRFMCSFGGRILPRPHDNQLRYVGGDTRMVSVHRSTTFTALLSKLSKLSNTPDITLKYQLPNEDLDSLISVTTDEDVEIMMEEYDRLLAQTNGSNLKTARLRIFLFPLRSPTSSISSILDGSLKREHWFLDALNGGLERGRSEVSSIMSEVPDYLFGLDNSDEMKSKARAILSENLSVLSDPGSPAPPASSPYCSTSSAIPDLPLVKTKPGIQTPSEMRDTQIEREPSIPQPVGPAGVGGNHLWHYLPESQLPGPTVHQVPVYYIQAGNLPVRPVPMQVPYVQRVAPPASAVGQIPQPTMGQIPAPTMGQIPVGFRHQVPGQVFGGGVPVARPGDMRPVAAVEAYDIPTGVMGADGMMQQVYYATARNPGMIPGYPTAGIPMGQELQGNNVVSTEMQIGKTSQAL